The nucleotide sequence tcctcACGCTTCCACTTGCGCGCTGCTGTATTTTATAGCAATCCTGTATAGGTTCTATACTATAGGCCTATTAGCGCTTACTAGCAAACacctatatatatatttatacgctaaaattaaaatactaatattattataaatacgTCCGCAAcgaatatatttattataacGAAAAAAATACTTAGCTATCTTATACATTTAAcctttaaaaaaagaaaaaaagcacGGTATAGTTTCGTATctaaattaaaatatagcaGTTGCTAGAAATACGCGCTGGAAAGATTTCGAGCTAgaagttttaaaaaggcagttaaatatagtaaagaaagtaagtagtaaaaagtaaaagagaTTTAtagaaggaaagaaagggaagaaTAATTaagaaaataaagtaaattaAAGCTATCGAAACGTTGGCTTAGAAGGAGaggtattatattataatcgttaataaaaaattaatatataaagcgTGGAGCACTCCTAGCTAATTATTACGCactaattaaaagtaaaataacGGGCTTACGGTGATTCCGGTAAACGAAGCGATAAAATTACGATAAGTGTAATAGGCTATAGGAGGAAAAGGTAATTAAATTACCCTTAGGAAGAGTAATTTAGATAATCCAcaagtctatatatatatagaggaactagatagctaatagatagttccgcagtatataattatagcTTATATTTAcagtattttatatttatattaaaacattttattatatactatttagctatactaAACTAATTATTAGAAGCAGCCTTTAACCGACTATCCCTTTCAGAAGTTCTGTATAGGGATTCGTTATAGTTTAGGCTCTGTAGCTAGCGCACTTAACGGACATTTAGACTCGGAAATTGAGAGAGCTTTAGGAAGCGATATAGGAAGTAAAGGCCTATAAGAAGCCTTGCCTTAAGACTGTTCACTATAATGtttttattaacttttaagttaatttaatatattagtttaCTTTATCTTTCAGTACTTTATAAGTCTATATTACTGTAATTACCTTATAGATTATAAGGCGCTGCTCGTATAATGTATCTTCCTTTAGTGCATAGCTACTATTATAAGCTATAGATAAATCCTTCTTTGATTTTAATATACTACGCTAATACTTAATGCAGGCTTAAATGATATAAGCTTATAAGATACTTATTtcaataatatatatatcgagatataataaatactaatAAAGGAGATCTTAAATATATATGAttttataaattatttaaggttataATAGATATTATTAGCGAATGACCTATATTAGCAAGTAATCTACTTTCTATATAATAGGATATCTTTGTACATTATAATAACTTTCCTTTTTTATCTAAAATACCTACTACTTTAAAAGAAAGCTAGATAATCTTAGCTTTTTAAGCTCTTTAAAATAACGAGAATCTAAGCGAACAAGCTATAGCTAAAATTTATAGAGTCGACTATAAAATACTAAGGCGTTACTGCATCGGCAAAACTATATAACGCAATACTATACTTAATTCGAAGAAGCTTATTTAGTTAAAAAGGAGGCtattatttactatattattaagataTCTACGTAAGCCTTTCTACCGAGATTAAGTAGTATAGAagatataattaattaactacTACACGCTTATAATATGCTTCCTATTAGGAAGTTCTAAGTATACCGATTTGTAAAATATTAACTATAGCTCtctatatattttatatatagatataacTACTAAAGGGCTAAGTGCGAGGATCTAAAGGTTATTGCCGAGTAGTTTGCGCTCGTATAGAATACTAAGGCTAAATACGGTATTATGGATTacgatatttataacttCGACGAGATTaggtttataataagtattatcTTCGCAAATATAGTAGTTATAAGCTTAAACGGCTTTAATAAAGCAAAACTAGCTGAGTTtaataactataaataaataataataatctAAAAAGTTAAAACTCTTAGCTAAGCTAtctctttatttattattttagcTACGCAGTACTACCTtactaattaatatactaagTATAACCTACTATTTACTTAGTATACTATAACTACCGAAAATAgctaaattattaatatagtagACTtagattaaattaaatactttGATTATTATATAGCGTTCTATATAAAAGGTAAATACTAATTATTAATCTTCGATAgctataaaaaatattactCGACTAAATTCGAACGTTATTATCAGCAGAATAATACTATTACGCTCTATATATTTTTACATTCCTTTTAGTTTCTTTAGCTATTTAATATTAGCTACTTTAgattattaaagtaagtgTATAATTGTTAGATTGAGgacttaatatatatatatatatattaactatataaataagctAGAGTTCCTCTATATTTTCTGTGAGGTTCTTTTTgcctttataataaagaagaATATATAGGGTAGCTTTATAGGTATTAGttttatactatataatttTGAGACGGTGCTTTCTAAGTCAAAGATAAAGCTTTATACGCTAATACCTCCAAATTTACAGCTTAGCATCATATAACCTTAGGTCTtctaaatactatataatcCTCGAGAAATTAATTTATAGTTAATGTTTATTACGACTTGcattattaattattaaaatagcttCCCGACTTTAATATTGGTAATAGTAGATTAACTTACTAAAGGTATAACAGCTATAATGCATTAGGTGGttctcttttatataaaGGTCTCGTTACTTTATAAAGCTAATAAAGCATTAAGCAAATACTAGAgagctaaaaaaaatatacgtaaagcttaaaaggttacttattatataaaaggtatagaATCTACTAAATTGGAAGGCCGTAGATAAGGAAGGAGTGTAAAAAACGCAGCCAGAAAGTAGTAATATAAGGGGAGCTTATACGAAGGTTTAGTGctgtaatatatatagtaagCTTAGCTATAATATGTATATTTATTAGGTAGCTGCAGAAGCATTTAATTCAGCTATTtctaatataattatagttaATTCCTTATATTAATGTGGTGTAATTGAGGATAGTTTATTAGGGTATAGTGAGAGGTAGGTCACTTGCTAATATAAGTTACTTACTACTAATATACGTTATACTATATCgcttttattttaataattaaaaaagaatagGGCATAATCGGtatctattatataatatatatatataataaaataaacgTTTCTTACTATTgatttctcttttttaaagaatatataaaagaagttttaaagattattattaaattaaatacttaatttatatttaattaattaaaattatatagtACTTTATTCATTTAGAATATAAAATTTACTATTGTCTGATTTAGTTTGAATATAAGTAAGAGTTAATATTAAGTAGagtaatatttaaatattatagtaaataaataaggttgtatttataaatatattaacttataatcctttttttatattatagttaaaacttttttcttttaaacATTATAATTTTGATAAAAAATTCTATTATCTTACAAAactttatatagtttaatattaattttatttatataatcttttaatatatattacttttattttttctttattatataaaataactcttataataatttaactaTCGTAATTAAGCTCGCGAGAGTAGTAGCTGAAGCTAAAAAACTAAGTAGATATAACGCTATAAGTATCAATTGTTGATTGAAAGCgataaagtaaatatttaagCTAAGGTATATACTTATGtaagaaagaaaaactaAGCTGTAGTTAAGACGTTCTAAGACGAATCAACTTAATTTTTATGTTACTTTGTTTAATTTATTTGCAGAGTATTCGAACTTAAACGTAATGAATttagatatatatatacttaGGTACATTTCAAAGCTGAAATTAATGCTGCCAGAGGAGTGGGGTGGCAGACTGGAGCGTGTAACCCCACACCCCACCCCAAATCCCAAAGCGGCAACATATTTCcctcgacgaggaagaaCACCGCACGTCCAGTGCCTGGTGGGTTACCAGGCACTGGAAAGTCGACACTGGCCGCGAAGACCATCGACCATATCCAGCAAACTCTTCATGAATCGAACTGCCAGTACCATTTCTTTTCAGAGAGTGACCCGCTGAAACGGGATTTGTCCTTGTGTCTTCGAGCGATTGCCCTGCAGTTGGCCATTGCCCATCCACCTCTTGCTGGACGACTCATTAAGTTCCACCGAGACACAAATTTCTCAGCTGCAGAGCAAACCTTTGCTCGTGTCTGGGATAATATTTTCGAGAACATCATCTTTCCAATCGACTTCGGGCACTCGCTGCACTGGGTTTTCGATGGTCTGGATGAGGCGGACCAGCCACATTGTCTTGTACGGCGTTTGATGCTCATGCAGTGCCGAACAACCattaaaatactatttatcAGCAGACCACCAAGAAATCTGACGGCAATTTTGACCACCAAAAATGGTGTTGGGAGCCTAATAGAAGTGTCTGCTGAACAGACACGGGGCGACATCGACCATTACACTTGCCGATAGCGAGGGAACTCTTTACTTCGCACCAGCTCTCTCAACAAGAGGTGATCAAAAAAATACTTGAAAGGGCGGAAGGATCTTTCCTCTGGACAAAGTTGGCACTCGACACCTTGCGAGACAACTGGCATACGCTGGCTGATATCAATATTGCCTTGGGGAATGTACCAAATGGAATGCACGGGACATACGAACGAATGATGGAGAAGGTCGAAAGTCAATCGGCGCGGCCACGAGAACTGGCTCTGCGGATTCTGACCTGGGTCTGCTGTTCCTACGAACCTTTAACCGTATCCCAACTTTCTGTGGCCTTGAAACCCGAGTTCGATGGCTTTCTCAAGCTCGAGGAATCAATTGAGCAGGTTTGTGACCAGTTCGTCCGTGTGAACGAAGGCCGAGTGTCACTCATTCACGCCACTGCGCGCGAGTTTCTCCTCCATGCATCACCCCAAGGCTCGGCTGCACCCATTGATCAACAGAGTGGCCATGGACGTCTTGCCATTTGGTGCCTACGTTTCCTATCTCAGGATGAGTGGCGACACAGGTTCTTGGCGTGCCAACAAGAAAATATCTCCGCAGATCGACTCGAAGCACTGTATCCCGAATTCCCTCTCTTACGGTACGCCATTAGCCACTAGGCCTATCACGTCAGCAATGCAAGGACCAGTTACTCCGATTTGATACCAGCTCTGGAAGTCTTCTGCAACAAATACATTCTGCACTGGGTCCACGGCCTGGCTCTTTCTCGCAGGTTGGACCTTGTGGTTACCGCAGTCCGTCATCTTAGCACATGGGCCGGTCGAAGACAACTGGAGCCACAGGTGGACGTAGAAGGCTTGTGTGTCACGGGTAAGAAGCAGTCCACCACCGAAAGATTTATTCTGCAGGGTTGGATGACCGATCTGATACACATCGTCGCAAAGTTTGGATCGAATCTTCTCCGAAGCCCATCGTCCATATACAAGAACGTCCCATCATTATGTCCAAAGAGATCCGTCACGTCGCATACTTATGGCCAAGGAGCCAGCTCACTTCTGTCTGTGAAAGGCCTAACAGCCACAGGATGGGACGATAGGCTCGCGCACATCACCATTGGAGAAAACGAGATTCTATCCACTGTTCGGTGTGCTGGGCGTTATTTCATTGCGCTCAACTCTTGCAACGGGGTTGTTTATGTCTGGGACAAGGACACCTTCCAAGAGATTAGGGGACTGCAGCATGGCGAATGGGTCATGCTGCTGTCAACTGACAACAGTGGGCGGCTGGCTGCCACGGCGGGACGGCACACATTTTGCGTCTGGGAACTAGTCACCGGCAAGCTTCTCTACAAGGTCCCCAAGACCAATCCTTCGCGGACCGTGAGCCTGGCCTTCGCGCAGGCTGATACCAAGCTTCTGATCGGCTATGATGACTGCAAATTGTCCTTGTACGACTTCGAAACCGCAAAGGAGGAGTTATCTTTCACCGTGGCCTTCAGCGAAGTGCCACAGCTGAGTTGCCCTAGGCTGATGGTTCTCAGCCCAAACCAAAGGAAGATAGCAATCGCATTTCCTGGTCAGCCTGTGGCTTTGTGGGATATTTCACAGACACAGGAAGGAAACCCAAGGCCGCGGCTTTGTGTGCGCAGAACTGACAAAGATGTAGAGGTGCACGGGGGAGGGATGTTCAATTCGGCTGAGAGGATAATATGGTCCCCTGACGGCTTCATCGTCTACATCCTCTACCAAGACACCACGGTACTTGTGTGGGATCTCGCAGAAGACGACCAGATTGAGCGCAACAACACCGGGGCGAAGGAAATGGCCATCAATAGCTAGGGCACCTTGCTCGTCACCAGCAATAATGATGGAGCAATCCATCTCTGGAGTCTTCCCTCTATCCAATGGCTTTATGAGCTGAGGACTGACGAGTTCGTTCGTGATATTCGTGTCAGTCCTGACGGCCAGCGCATCTACGATGTTCGGGGGTCAGGATGTAATGTGTGGGCACCTGATGTTCTCATCTCACCAGATGTGATTGGTCATGAAACGCGTTGCATCTTGGATTCCTCACCTTCCGTCGACAGTACgaggcaacaacagcaacaggatGCACACATTGCAGCTCTGGTATGTGACGAGTACGAGGAGTTTTTCTGTGTTGGCCGCGATGACGGGTCGATCAACATCCATGACCTGAAAGACGGTGCAGTGGTCAGAAAGGCATACAAGCACGGGAACACTTCTGAGGTTGTCACGATTGAATGGTCGCGCTCCCGGCGATACATTGCCTCAGCTGATGACTCTAGCAAGGTCGTGGTGAAGAGGCTCAGGGTCAAGGAGGATGGGAAATGGGCCGTGTTTCCGGTTTTTGACTTGCGGGTAGGAGATGTGGTGACACAGATGCTGTTTAACAGGGATGAAACTCTGTTGTTGATAAGTACAGATTCGTCAGTCCGTGTATGAGATGTGAAGGCAAAGGCTGAGACGTGTAGGAGGCGATGGGAGTCCATGGCCGGCCATAGGTGGTTGAACTATCCTGATACTTCGGCTCGTCTTATTCGGTTGACTACAGAGGGAGTTTGCGTTCATGCTTGGCCTGACTTGACAAATGACAAGGAACTGGAATATGAGATGCCGGCTGTCAAGGACCGCAATGATGACGAGAAAAAAGGCAATACTCCCGATACACCGATCTCACAAACCCCATCCCATTCCACACTACAAACAACACCACTCCAGGTCCCACAAGAAATAATTACAGCAGTTTGGCAGCCCACCAACGCTCAGTACATTCTTTACCAAACTCGATCCTCCCACCCCACGAGAGACAGAGGCAAAGCCTTCTACCTCCTCCATATAAACAACAAGGTTTTCTCACGAACGAAACTGTCACCCCTCTTCAGCAATCGAGTCCGTCGCATTCTTGGATTTGTCCAGGACCAACTGGCGTTCATTGACTGTGACAGTTGGATCTGCACGGTAGCGGttcttcatcaccatcagctCGCAGTAGGGGAGGCAGTGAAGCAGCATTTCTTTCTCTCTAGCGATTGGGTTCACTCTTCTCTTACGCTGCAGGTCATAAGTCGACGAGGGGTATGGCTGGTGGCGAGGAATGGCGAGGTGGCGGTTGTGAGGTATATGAAAGGGTTTTGAGGTATGGTTGAGGACGGCATCGTGGCCGGAATGACCTTATATCTGGGATAAAATGGACAGTTGTTGAAAGTAACGTTGACGCGAGTCATGACAACTCTATTTCCATCTCGTTCGGTAATAGTATCAAATACTCCAAGACTTTGCCGAATACCCGGCTCCTGCCTCTTATTGTCCAGAagtgtggtgtggtgaggTGTTCGAAATTAGTGGTTCTCGTGGACGGACATCTGCGCTTCGAGAGATCGTCGCTTCAAAAGATCGTCGCTGAAAAGAATCACGTTTATCTTCTCCAGACGTGGAAACCCTTAGCGGACAGTTATCAACTGTCCTCATTCTGACATGCATGACCCCGCTCTTATTCCCAGATAGCTGACAGCCAAACATTCAGATGCATCGATATCAAAAGCAGATGATCTATTGAACATGTTAGTTTCATGGACTGTGTGGCGCCGCAAACCGGACATCCTAATCCCGCCCCATAATGCCGGTGTTGACATATCTCCTCACCGGCCTTGTGCCTGTTGCACTTCTCACCCTTGGTTtctccttcatcaacaacttACCTTACCTCATACCTTCGGCGCGGCGATCTTCACCTTCATATCTCTCGTCCAACAACACAGACCAAAATAATGGCCGAACCTTCAAATCTGACTTCAAGGGCTATCCCATCAATTACGCTCTGTTTTCCAAGCTCTCCAGCTCCGACACCGTCCGACTTGCACGATGGAAATGCCGATACAAACCTAGCCATCGAACGCTTCCGAGTCTCCGGAGTTGCGGTCGTAGCTGGCGGAGCAGGCGATTAAGTGCTGCCTCCAGCAAAGCCTTCTTGAACATGGACTCCAGAAACTAGCCATACTCGACGCCGCTACAGAAGATATAGCCAAGCCCGTCATCTTCCAACTCAGTTCTGACTTCCCCTTTGCCAAGATCACATTCACCAAAGTCGATATcactgatgctgatgctgtggaAAAGGCAGTGGCCGCCGTTGTTCAGAACTCGGACCCATCACGATATTGGCCAACTTTGTCTGCATTGTGTGAGCGAGCATGCTATGCAGCATCCATAGACTCGTGGAGGCAAACTCTCGAGGTTAACACCACTGGGTCATTAATCATTGCTCAGGCCGTTGCCAAAAGAATGGCAGAAGCCAAAACAGGGGGCAGCATTGCTCGGGTGGCGAGCATATCGGGCACTTGGGTGAACTTCCCGCAGCTACAGGCTGGGTACAACGCTTCCAAGGCGGCTGTTATTATGATGAAGAATTCTTTGGCTGTGGAATGGGATCGGTATGGGATTACGGTGAATACCATCAGCCCCGGCTATATGAACACCATTCTCAACAAGGGAGAGGGACTTTAtgaggcgaagaagatttGGCTGGCCAGGAACCCGATGGGGGGGATTGGCGAGCGGGAAGCCACATCACTGGGGCAGATATCGTTGTGGACCGTGGTCAGTCTCTTTTGTGATCTCGCTTTGAAGTCCTTTGGTGtattaaaaggaaaaggccaTCAAACACATGAAGCTGGATTGTCAAATATGCACTCAACCTTTCCACAGAATTTGATGTTTCACTGTCGTCTCCGGACCAATTCCAAGCCCTGTAACTAATGCAGCAGGCCCAGTCTTCTGCCACGTGGCTACCCCGTGGCTACCCGGTGGCTTAAACTTGCCtaccaccttcctccccatgCTTACCTGCAGTGCCCCCACCATACCACGCCAAGTGGCATGATATGCCCAATCTCTGCCAATTGATATCATCAAACAAAGGAAAACAGTCCCGTGGTCTAGTGGTTAAGATTTCGCTCTTATATCTTTAAGTCGTTTCACGTCTAACGGTCATGATCAATGCGGATACCCGGGTTCAAACCCCGGCGGGACTAAtagtttttgtttttcctttttgcaATGATTTTAACCCCTACATCATTGAGATATTGAGTGGCTAAAGCTAGAGTTTGTAAAGTCGGCAGTGAAGAGCAAGACCTCCAAGGGtgtatatattattagtattttTTGAAGGCTCTGAATATAACccagatatatatatatagcaTTCGAGGCCTTGATCATCCTCTATTGCAAGTCCCCCTTACGTGTGCTGCGGCGTGACATCCTAAGCAGACAACACCCAAACGCCGTCCCCAGATCCCAGCGAGATCACTCCCCACATGATCCCTTAAATTCATCTTCCAAAGTTACATGAAAAACTCGTGACTCCCATGTGCTCCCCCCTAGTGATGGAAACCCCCATGACGTCTATTCCTAGCCctctgtctctgtctctgcctctccgccgccttcaACGCCTCCTCATGATAAAACGTCGCCCCCGTCGCGGCCGCAACCTGGGTGAAGTCCTGTCCCAACTCCCCCGTTGCTCCGCTCCCCCACCATTGAAAGAAGAACACTGGCTTCCCCCACCCGAAATTCCTCGCGTACGCCCAGGAGGCGACGATTTCCCGGCCTTGCTGGTCGTAACCGAGTGGTgtttcctccccctttttACCCTTGGGTTGGATACCCCGTCCTGTGACCCTCACGAGGTAATACCCGCCCCCTGCCCCCATCCGAGGGGATTTCTCCCTGGTCATACCAGTACTGACAATAGGGTTTTCCCTCCTGCAGATTGTCCTTATCTCTTGCGTCAAGGCATCCGCCTTAATCCATTCAAATACCTCGTCTCGGGTATTAATTCTCATCCGGAACTGGTGGATGTCCTGACTGGCCTGGGGCATGTCGATTGTTTCGTTGTGGGCGCTGGtgcggtggaggatgatttgGTAGTTTTCCGCGCCTTGGGCAGGGGTGCTCGTCCATTTGACGTTGCCGATTTGGGTGGTTGCTGTCCAGCCTGACTTGCGGTGTTGATGCTTGTGGACGGAGAcgagggcgggggggttgtcttttttgtgggaggtggtgtggaGAGATAGGCGGAGGGTGTCGCGGGTGGAGGAGTGTTTGGAGAGGTAGTGAAGGGGGGCTTTATAGTTGGAGCCGGTGATTTTGAAGCCGCGGCCGGCGTTGCGGACGGCAAagcggttggggagggagtgagGGCCGGGCACGTCGAGGGCGGGACCGGGCTTCATTTTGATACGGAGTTTTGGTGATTTAATGAGTGATGTATGTAGGGCTTGGACGGACTGGAGATTCGAGGACTTCAGATAGGTGGGGGAGTTGAGACGGGACTTATATCCCATTTGCCATGcccagaagaggaagcatGTTGGAAGTGGTTCGTGTGAAGTTTCATGCGCCCGGCGGCGGAGCTCGGTCACCCAGAAGCGGCTGCAAGAGACCACAGCGACAGTGCCTGGGAATGACCACAGGAGGGCACTTTCATGAATGCGAGATCCAGTCCGTGGAGTGGGTCTGAagccggtggtggtcgggGGGGCCGCCTTTCCGGGCCGGGTGGATCATGTTCCAAGAACTCAGCCGGGCCCAACAAGAACTTGAGACGGCAAAGCCACCATGGTCAGTGTGAAACCTGAGTTTAACCAGTCATTAGTTGACCAAAAGAAGATATCGCCAGGTTTGGATGATTACCGACTCGGTCGCTTCACCGCGCCAGGTGGTTGCTGGCACATGCAAAGAGTGTGCACAGCAGAGTGAGGTGGTGAGCCAGTTGCATCTCCGAGTGTCGAGGTGTGTGTGCGCGGTTGGAGAGCATGTAGGTGGAGCCATTTGTGACAGGTCTTCAGCAAGTAGATGGGAAACCTCAAACCTGTGTTCGCAATCTTGAAAGGTCTACGTTTGCTGAGAGGGGAAACCCTGCTCTCGAAATGTTCTCAAGTTCCAACATCAGCTGACATCTCAAGTCAGCCCGTATAGCTCAGTGGTAGAGCGCATCACTCGTAAGACATCTCGACTTGACATGATGAGGTCCGCGGTTCAATCCCGCGTGGGGGCATAATCCTTACCTTTTGGTATTTGAAGCCTATATAGTGAGGCAGAGAAACCTTTCCTCCGTCCGGCCACGTTTGTTTTACCTCCAAAATTCAAGTAAAAAGGCGTGGCGGAATGATATTTTTGAATCCGATCCTAAAATGCGGATGGGACGTGCGCACGGAGCCGGGTCGGCCCGTATGGCCCGTGCATTATCGCCGAACTGTTGTGGATCAGCGACGGCACCCCTTCCAGAATGCACCGGCGGCAGTCTTGTTGGTACGAGGTTTTTGGTTCTCGAGCTAGCCACGGAAGACGGCAAGGCGAGTGGAGATGTCCTTGCAAAGCCTCCCGTTTCAACTTGTTAGTGCTGACATCTGGTGGCTAAGCCAAGTCAGGATGGTGTAAACTTTGACTTCTCGATAGACAGCACAAATGGCCAGTGAAGGCGGTAAGATATATCTCTGTTAACCTTTTGGACTTCCCCAGGCCTTCGTGAGAGCGGCAATCAGTCGAAGAAAAGGTTCATGTCGCGTCTTATCGATACGCGCGTCAGATCGCATTGGGAAAATACTGGGTGCCTGAAATCCTTCTCCCAATGCGACAACTTGGCACCAGCCAATGACACCATCTTCTGGAACCAACCAACAGACTGTCAGCTCACTGGCACTGCTTGGCTAACCCTCTCAAATTCGGAACTTGCACGAGCAAATCTGTTTATGGTGAGGATTTGTCCTTATGATAGCAAGAAACTGTTGTTTTGGCGATGCAATGTTGACTGTTCGCGCCTAAAATCTCATGTGTCAAATGCGCCGGTGATGTCATCGATCCATTCCACCACAGGAGCTCCATGCCCACGTTTGCGGGACTGCCCCGCTCTTGTTTATCAGGACGGCTAGCAGGTACACACTCAATTGGCTCATCTCTTTAAAGTAGAATAGCGAGCAAAATTCTCTTGTGAATGAAACAGGCTGTTGGCATTGTTGGACTAGTTTCAGGGTCCAGGAAGACGCCGCCCGTACGCCAGTGATGATAACCGTTGACGAACACGCTGCTTTTCGAACGGCTTCAAAGCCGCTGTTTGGAACTTGTGTCCTACGCCTTCGCAGCTCAGCAACCAATCATGAAGAGTCTGACACTGTCCAACGCGGCTTGGAAATCGGTACACCCCATGTCACCTCGCCCTGCCTCGTACTAAACCCCGACCCCAGGTCCAACATGCCCCCAATCCCGCCCGGTTGGGAGAATTTTGAACTTTTTTGTCCCCCTTTTTGTCCGTTGCGATTTAACTCTCAACATTCGGCCGGACCATACCACGCCGTCCTCTGCGATCCAGCCTCGGCAGCGGCCGTCCTTATCCCTTGCAGACCACTCCAGTGCTGCCAGCAATTGCCAACTGCCGAATCCGTCATCAGCTTGAACGTCAGGTCGGTGTCTGCTCGATAACGCGACCAGTCATCGATCCATCGAACGCTCCTGTCGCATCAATTCCACCATCATCCAGGAATCTCACTCACCCATGAACTCTCTGGCGACCTCACTTTAAGAACGAATTCTTCAACCTCCCGGCCCCCCAGGGCTCACGACCCTCACCAGTGGCCCTCGGTGGcccccaaccctcaaaaTGCTCATCTCCATGCCCAGTCCCCGCcagctcatcaccatcctctccgtCGCCCTCGCCAGTCTCCTCATCCTaagcctcatcatcccctcaAGCCGCGACACAGTCCGCGACCTCGTCCGCGAAAAGCTCCCCGGCGTCGACAACaaaccctcctccaacaacgaAGAAAAGCGACCCAAATACAAACCCACACCAACCTacactcctcctccagtaAAAGAAaacttccccctcctcgcgaCATCCACCCCGCCCCCGATCCCGAAATGGAACGTTCCTCCCCCCGACCTCCACAAGGAATACGATCTCCCCGTCGCGCCCCCCCTCTTGATCGGATTCACACGCACCTGGCCTCTGCTCCAACAAGCTGTGGTATCCTACATCACTGCCGGCTGGCCCCCAAGCCAGATCTATGTTGTTGAAAACACGGGGGTCCAACAGTCGAATGTCAGGGGTCAACTCTCGCTTCAAAACCCCTTTTACCTTAACCACGCCGCGTTGAAGAAACTGGGCGTCAACGTCGTCACCACCC is from Podospora pseudopauciseta strain CBS 411.78 chromosome 5 map unlocalized CBS411.78m_5.2, whole genome shotgun sequence and encodes:
- a CDS encoding uncharacterized protein (COG:Q; EggNog:ENOG503NV6R) produces the protein MAEAKTGGSIARVASISGTWVNFPQLQAGYNASKAAVIMMKNSLAVEWDRYGITVNTISPGYMNTILNKGEGLYEAKKIWLARNPMGGIGEREATSLGQISLWTVAQSSATWLPRGYPVA
- a CDS encoding uncharacterized protein (EggNog:ENOG503PNMU), with product MKPGPALDVPGPHSLPNRFAVRNAGRGFKITGSNYKAPLHYLSKHSSTRDTLRLSLHTTSHKKDNPPALVSVHKHQHRKSGWTATTQIGNVKWTSTPAQGAENYQIILHRTSAHNETIDMPQASQDIHQFRMRINTRDEVFEWIKADALTQEIRTICRRENPIVSTGMTREKSPRMGAGGGYYLVRVTGRGIQPKGKKGEETPLGYDQQGREIVASWAYARNFGWGKPVFFFQWWGSGATGELGQDFTQVAAATGATFYHEEALKAAERQRQRQRARNRRHGGFHH